The following proteins come from a genomic window of Oscillatoria sp. FACHB-1407:
- the ppk2 gene encoding polyphosphate kinase 2, which translates to MKAKLKHKNGSTNAIADHYVLQTDPDKKKKKKIKKKDKKKQKAEPQETERRVFHHISEAEGSSKLSNKFYEKELARLQVELVKMQYWVKHTGTRIVIIFEGRDAAGKGGTIKRITEPLNPRGCRVVALGTPSDREKTEWYFQRYVAHLPAAGEIVCFDRSWYNRAGVEHVMGFCTDAQYQEFMQTCPEFERMLVRSGMILLKYWFSVSDEEQERRFQSRTTDPARRWKLSPMDIESRNRWVEYSQAKDVMFAHTNIPEAPWFTVEADDKKRARLNCISHFLSKIPYVDMTPEPLELPPRKKAPKDYVRPPRNEQFFVPEIY; encoded by the coding sequence ATGAAAGCTAAACTTAAACATAAAAACGGTTCTACAAATGCGATCGCAGATCACTATGTTTTACAGACAGATCCTGACAAGAAAAAGAAGAAAAAAATAAAGAAGAAAGATAAGAAAAAGCAGAAAGCTGAGCCTCAAGAAACTGAGCGGAGAGTCTTTCATCACATCTCTGAAGCAGAAGGTAGCTCTAAGCTGTCTAACAAATTCTATGAAAAAGAGCTTGCCCGGTTGCAGGTTGAACTAGTCAAGATGCAGTACTGGGTAAAGCACACTGGAACCCGCATTGTCATCATCTTTGAAGGGCGAGATGCCGCTGGTAAAGGCGGCACGATTAAACGGATTACTGAACCCCTTAATCCACGGGGTTGTCGAGTGGTAGCCTTGGGGACACCGAGCGATCGCGAAAAAACAGAATGGTATTTCCAACGCTATGTGGCTCATTTACCTGCTGCTGGGGAAATCGTCTGTTTCGATCGCAGTTGGTATAACCGAGCGGGAGTCGAGCATGTCATGGGCTTTTGCACTGATGCTCAATATCAGGAGTTTATGCAGACCTGCCCAGAGTTTGAGCGGATGTTGGTGCGATCGGGCATGATTTTGCTGAAGTATTGGTTTTCAGTGAGTGACGAGGAGCAGGAGCGACGCTTCCAATCGCGTACGACTGACCCGGCTCGTCGCTGGAAGCTCAGCCCAATGGACATCGAATCGCGCAATCGCTGGGTAGAATACTCTCAGGCAAAGGACGTGATGTTTGCCCACACCAATATTCCCGAAGCTCCCTGGTTCACAGTGGAAGCCGATGACAAGAAGCGCGCTCGCCTCAACTGCATCAGCCACTTCTTGAGCAAAATTCCCTATGTGGATATGACTCCCGAACCGTTGGAGTTACCGCCGCGTAAGAAGGCTCCGAAGGACTACGTGCGTCCACCCCGCAACGAGCAATTCTTTGTACCGGAGATTTACTGA
- a CDS encoding cell division protein FtsQ/DivIB, with product MTDFAPISPANLADRRRWLRRQRRLRALRALWRSLLVCGLAGGTIWVTTLPIWVIRHPSQIQIEGNELLSTQTVQSLLPIAYPQSLLTLQPQTIAQQLETQSPIENAIVTRHLFPPSLTVRVKERHPVALIYPVNASPVASQPAAASQVGVLDAEGTWTPLESYTSLNQPFTLPTLRVIGTPSDYEAHWKELYQVLTQSPVKVTEVNWQDPGNLILTTELGVVHFGPYSSRFAIQLRTLDQMRYITEKTGSEQIIYIDLKNPATPLVQTVQPSTGAPSEAVESDPTDVDQ from the coding sequence ATGACTGATTTTGCACCCATTTCTCCAGCGAACCTGGCAGATCGCCGCCGTTGGTTGCGCCGACAACGCCGCCTCAGAGCCTTGCGAGCACTCTGGCGATCGCTCCTGGTGTGTGGTCTAGCGGGGGGCACCATCTGGGTCACGACCCTACCCATCTGGGTTATTCGCCACCCCAGCCAAATTCAGATAGAGGGCAATGAGTTACTTTCGACTCAAACCGTACAATCCCTCCTGCCGATCGCCTATCCTCAGTCGCTGTTAACCCTGCAACCCCAAACAATCGCCCAACAACTGGAGACACAGTCCCCCATTGAAAATGCGATCGTCACCCGCCATTTATTTCCACCCAGTCTCACCGTACGGGTCAAAGAGCGGCATCCGGTTGCCCTGATCTACCCGGTAAATGCGTCTCCAGTTGCATCTCAACCTGCTGCGGCATCTCAAGTCGGCGTGTTGGATGCAGAAGGCACCTGGACTCCGTTGGAAAGCTACACTTCTCTAAACCAACCCTTCACCTTGCCGACTTTAAGAGTCATTGGCACACCGTCTGACTATGAAGCTCACTGGAAAGAGCTTTATCAGGTGCTGACTCAAAGCCCGGTCAAGGTAACAGAAGTTAACTGGCAAGACCCAGGCAATTTAATTCTGACCACAGAGTTAGGGGTGGTGCATTTTGGTCCCTACTCATCCCGATTTGCAATCCAACTCCGCACGCTCGATCAAATGCGCTACATCACCGAAAAAACCGGGTCTGAGCAAATCATTTATATTGACTTGAAAAATCCAGCGACCCCACTTGTTCAAACTGTGCAACCCTCGACTGGTGCTCCATCAGAGGCAGTTGAGTCTGACCCTACAGACGTGGATCAGTGA
- a CDS encoding His/Gly/Thr/Pro-type tRNA ligase C-terminal domain-containing protein, translating into MARLKQLGIRVELHNPDQRISKIIRELARRRVPLVAIVGEQEAIHQTLNLRRLGGGEQQEINLAQLEQLAQVMPKAL; encoded by the coding sequence GTGGCTCGACTCAAGCAGTTAGGGATCAGGGTAGAATTGCACAACCCTGATCAAAGAATTAGCAAAATAATTCGAGAACTGGCGAGACGTAGAGTTCCATTAGTGGCGATCGTGGGTGAACAGGAAGCCATCCATCAAACGCTGAATCTTCGGCGTTTAGGCGGTGGAGAACAGCAGGAAATTAACCTGGCTCAACTGGAGCAGTTAGCACAGGTCATGCCTAAAGCCCTTTGA
- a CDS encoding septal ring lytic transglycosylase RlpA family protein, with the protein MNHKLWSGLTTAALILTTVGNAASSYAGQPTASDDLSDTNVSSELDDSEPTTFSLAVPSPAASPEPASAEDSASNPVSPETQSSDVATTLPTTTPDSGSSNEVAKVGEYQSQEDSEPEAIAEIQPHLMSGRQAATLYVQSIPVLTFLGSAAPSTSVPDSAETALANSNATGSEIKVGTTQADETAELLAVQPLEAAPAPVQDENDPTWRASALAAQINQLYLNNIDASAITVRWNGDRERYVIEVNGEELVEMNPNTILPDSTDDPAEDALQATNRLRRLLGDAEPLREIAGRPEPTRASQLSFSTTRQFTGVASWYGPGFHGNRSASGEVFNQNALTAAHRSLPFGTQVRVTNLHTGQSVIVRITDRGPFSRGRIIDLSAGAARVIGLIRSGVAPVRLDVLRTVTASN; encoded by the coding sequence ATGAATCACAAACTTTGGAGCGGTTTAACTACTGCTGCCCTTATTCTCACGACTGTAGGGAATGCTGCATCTAGTTATGCAGGTCAACCTACCGCCAGTGACGATTTATCAGATACGAATGTTTCCTCAGAGTTGGATGATTCTGAGCCGACCACCTTCTCGCTTGCTGTTCCCTCACCCGCAGCTTCCCCTGAACCTGCTTCCGCTGAGGATTCTGCAAGCAACCCGGTCTCCCCTGAGACGCAATCCTCTGATGTGGCAACCACCCTGCCCACGACAACTCCTGACTCTGGGTCGTCAAACGAGGTGGCAAAAGTGGGTGAATACCAATCTCAGGAGGACTCTGAGCCTGAGGCGATCGCTGAGATTCAACCTCACCTGATGAGTGGACGACAAGCGGCTACTCTATACGTCCAAAGCATTCCAGTCCTTACGTTTCTCGGTTCGGCTGCCCCCAGCACATCTGTCCCCGATTCCGCCGAAACTGCTCTCGCTAACTCGAATGCCACGGGTTCAGAGATTAAGGTAGGAACCACCCAGGCCGATGAAACAGCAGAGCTACTCGCTGTCCAACCCCTCGAAGCGGCACCTGCTCCTGTCCAAGATGAAAACGACCCAACCTGGCGAGCATCTGCACTAGCCGCTCAGATTAATCAGCTCTATCTCAACAACATCGATGCATCTGCCATTACCGTGCGCTGGAATGGCGATCGCGAACGGTATGTCATCGAGGTCAATGGCGAAGAACTGGTGGAAATGAACCCTAACACCATTTTGCCTGACAGCACAGATGATCCCGCTGAAGATGCACTACAAGCAACAAATCGCTTGCGCCGATTGCTTGGTGATGCCGAACCTCTAAGAGAGATTGCTGGCAGACCTGAACCCACTCGTGCCTCTCAACTTTCATTCAGCACCACTCGCCAATTTACCGGAGTAGCCTCCTGGTATGGACCGGGTTTCCACGGTAACCGTAGTGCCAGTGGTGAGGTATTTAACCAAAACGCGCTTACCGCTGCCCACCGGAGTCTGCCTTTTGGGACTCAGGTACGAGTGACCAATCTTCACACCGGACAATCTGTCATTGTTCGGATTACAGATCGGGGACCGTTCTCCCGAGGTCGAATCATTGACCTCTCGGCGGGTGCGGCACGGGTCATCGGCTTAATTCGCTCTGGGGTCGCTCCAGTGCGGTTGGATGTGTTGCGGACAGTTACCGCATCCAATTAA
- a CDS encoding AAA family ATPase, which produces MNPKEIKREANQLFKVLSPLLELGDQFAECILIDLAKVIQICGRSNQEIGSNELLAYLVVFALVRQDREKLAIALNRWELGGSDRIQAQKDILQTLLDLTKKTPGDQLLLPSILNRYDEQHGTYFLGKTVNAIYKFAQVIIKADGNITMQEMEALSLVWRQLHTYEKLDNYEQGLAKIPSSKPLSSQTTSPNAPTPESAEQALSELNDLVGMEEIKEEVKTLTNFLKVQKVRAERGLAKTPVSLHSVFCGPPGTGKTTVARLMGRIFKDLGFLAKGHLVETDRAGMVAGYIGQTSAKVDELVKSALDGVLFIDEAYALKPAGAGHDFGQEAIDTLIKRMEDYRDRLVVIVAGYTDEMDTFIESNPGLKSRFNRYFYFNDYTPDELLEIYIKMAAKSNFKLTDAAKETLRDVLYSFYTDRDRTFGNARLVRNLFEKTVERQANRLAVMSSLTDEVLTTILPEDVPPKSTST; this is translated from the coding sequence GTGAATCCTAAAGAAATCAAACGAGAAGCCAATCAACTATTTAAAGTGCTCTCGCCACTCTTGGAGTTAGGGGATCAGTTTGCAGAGTGTATTTTGATTGATTTAGCGAAAGTCATTCAAATTTGTGGGCGAAGTAATCAGGAGATTGGCTCCAACGAGTTGCTAGCTTATTTGGTGGTGTTTGCGCTGGTGCGGCAAGACCGGGAAAAGCTGGCGATCGCCCTTAACCGTTGGGAACTGGGGGGAAGCGATCGCATTCAGGCGCAAAAAGACATTTTGCAAACGCTTCTGGATCTCACAAAAAAGACGCCTGGAGATCAGCTTTTGTTGCCCTCAATCTTAAATCGCTATGACGAACAACATGGCACTTATTTTTTAGGCAAAACAGTCAACGCCATTTACAAATTTGCTCAGGTCATTATCAAAGCCGACGGCAACATCACCATGCAGGAGATGGAAGCCCTGTCGCTGGTCTGGCGGCAGTTGCACACTTACGAAAAATTGGACAATTACGAACAGGGGCTTGCCAAAATTCCATCCAGTAAGCCTTTATCCAGCCAAACCACTTCACCCAATGCACCGACACCAGAGAGTGCAGAGCAAGCCTTGAGTGAACTCAATGATCTGGTAGGGATGGAGGAGATTAAGGAAGAGGTTAAAACGCTGACGAATTTCCTTAAGGTACAAAAAGTTAGAGCAGAACGAGGACTCGCCAAAACTCCAGTTTCGCTGCACTCAGTTTTTTGTGGACCTCCCGGTACAGGTAAGACGACCGTAGCTCGCTTGATGGGCAGAATCTTTAAAGATTTGGGCTTTTTAGCTAAGGGACATCTGGTAGAAACCGATCGCGCCGGAATGGTGGCGGGTTACATTGGTCAGACCTCTGCCAAGGTGGATGAGTTGGTGAAATCGGCTCTGGATGGGGTGCTGTTTATCGATGAAGCCTATGCGCTCAAACCCGCCGGGGCAGGACATGACTTTGGGCAAGAGGCGATCGATACGTTGATTAAACGCATGGAAGATTATCGCGATCGCCTCGTGGTGATCGTGGCGGGTTACACCGATGAAATGGATACGTTCATTGAGTCCAATCCGGGCTTGAAGTCGCGATTTAACCGCTACTTTTATTTCAACGATTACACGCCGGATGAGTTGTTAGAGATCTATATCAAAATGGCTGCCAAGAGTAATTTCAAACTCACGGATGCAGCAAAAGAAACCTTAAGAGATGTGTTGTATAGCTTTTACACCGATCGCGATCGTACGTTTGGAAATGCTCGTTTAGTTCGCAATTTGTTTGAGAAAACCGTCGAGCGACAAGCCAATCGATTAGCGGTGATGTCGTCGTTAACCGATGAAGTATTAACGACGATTTTGCCAGAGGATGTTCCACCCAAAAGCACTTCGACCTAA
- a CDS encoding amylo-alpha-1,6-glucosidase: protein MSIQFGRDICGELSAAESREWLVTNGIGGYACGTIAGTLTRRYHGLLVAALNPPLQRTLMLTKLDETAHYNHKVYTLYANRWTEDIVDPQGYHHLEQFALEGLIPVWRFACADALLEKRVWMHPGCNTTYVQYHLRRASQSLSLKLKALVNDRDHHGSTQSQNWQMEVEATERGIRVKGFPNSAPLYLWAHPGKMSIVHDWYYGFELTAEHDRGLDEQEDHLHAATIEAVLEPGQSLTVVASTEPDAQLDGDVALNQRRQYEQTLQHQWRSQPWSTHAPDWIHHLALSADQFVVSRPIPGDRPGLSSSNDKTNSSGGKSILAGYPWFGDWGRHTLISLPGLTLATGRPDVARAILSTYTHYMDQGMLPNSFAELGGTPDYGSVDATLWYFEAIRAYHAATQDDSLVQELFPVLTTIFQHYREGYRYNIHLDPQDGLLYAGEVGAQLTWMDAKISEWVVTPRIGKAIEVNVLWYNAIATLAHLSQRLGKAAEEYQQLAAQTAKGFDRFWNPQTGYCFDVLDGPKGHDTTLRPNQILAVSLPASDSNIPALLTPEQRRSLVDVCAQQLLTSYGLRSLPSDHPDYRGTYYGDQVERDIAYHQGTAWGWLLGEFVRAHWHVYRDRAIAHSFLEPMANHLYAHGIGTLSEIFDGDAPMTPRGAFAQAWTVAEVLQTWMAIERDVA, encoded by the coding sequence ATGAGTATTCAATTTGGTCGTGACATTTGTGGCGAACTGTCAGCCGCAGAATCCCGCGAATGGCTGGTTACCAACGGCATTGGCGGTTATGCCTGTGGCACGATCGCAGGCACTCTGACTCGACGCTATCACGGGTTACTCGTCGCTGCATTAAACCCGCCCCTCCAACGCACACTGATGTTAACCAAGTTGGATGAAACAGCACATTACAACCACAAGGTTTACACGCTCTATGCCAATCGCTGGACAGAGGATATTGTTGATCCTCAGGGCTATCACCACCTTGAGCAATTCGCGCTGGAGGGTTTAATTCCCGTGTGGCGATTTGCCTGTGCCGATGCACTCCTCGAAAAGCGAGTGTGGATGCACCCCGGATGCAACACAACCTATGTGCAATACCATTTGCGGCGAGCCAGTCAGTCCCTCTCACTCAAACTCAAAGCTCTGGTGAACGATCGCGATCATCACGGCAGTACCCAATCGCAAAACTGGCAGATGGAGGTCGAAGCCACCGAACGGGGCATTCGGGTCAAGGGATTTCCTAACAGTGCTCCGCTTTATCTGTGGGCACATCCCGGCAAGATGTCGATTGTCCACGATTGGTATTACGGTTTTGAACTGACCGCAGAGCACGATCGCGGTTTAGATGAGCAGGAGGATCATTTACACGCTGCCACGATTGAAGCAGTGTTGGAACCGGGGCAATCGTTGACAGTCGTTGCCAGCACCGAACCCGATGCCCAGTTAGATGGGGACGTTGCTCTAAATCAGCGACGACAGTATGAGCAAACCCTGCAACACCAGTGGCGATCGCAACCCTGGTCAACCCATGCCCCTGACTGGATTCATCATCTGGCTCTGAGTGCAGATCAGTTTGTTGTGTCACGTCCTATTCCAGGCGATCGCCCAGGTCTTTCATCCTCCAATGACAAAACTAACTCCAGTGGCGGAAAAAGCATTCTGGCAGGCTATCCCTGGTTTGGCGATTGGGGTCGTCACACCCTGATCAGCTTGCCGGGATTGACATTGGCAACAGGTCGCCCTGATGTAGCTCGCGCCATTCTCAGCACCTATACTCACTATATGGATCAGGGGATGTTGCCCAACTCCTTCGCTGAACTGGGCGGAACCCCTGACTACGGCAGCGTCGATGCCACCCTGTGGTACTTTGAAGCCATTCGTGCCTACCACGCTGCGACTCAGGACGATAGCCTGGTGCAGGAGTTATTTCCCGTTTTGACAACCATCTTCCAGCACTATCGGGAGGGCTACCGCTACAACATCCATCTCGATCCGCAGGATGGGCTGCTCTATGCCGGAGAGGTGGGAGCGCAGTTGACCTGGATGGATGCCAAGATCAGCGAATGGGTGGTGACTCCCCGGATTGGTAAAGCGATCGAGGTGAATGTGTTGTGGTATAACGCGATCGCCACTCTAGCCCACCTCTCCCAACGGTTGGGCAAAGCTGCTGAGGAATATCAGCAGTTGGCAGCACAAACGGCAAAAGGTTTTGATCGCTTCTGGAATCCCCAAACGGGCTATTGCTTTGATGTGCTGGATGGCCCCAAAGGGCACGATACCACGCTGCGACCCAACCAGATTCTAGCGGTGTCATTACCAGCATCAGACTCCAACATTCCGGCATTACTCACCCCAGAGCAACGGCGATCGCTGGTGGATGTTTGTGCTCAGCAGTTGTTGACCTCCTACGGATTGCGATCGCTCCCCTCCGACCACCCCGACTATCGCGGCACCTACTATGGCGATCAGGTAGAACGCGACATTGCCTATCATCAGGGCACAGCCTGGGGTTGGCTGTTGGGTGAGTTTGTCAGAGCCCACTGGCACGTTTATCGAGATCGGGCGATCGCTCACTCATTCCTGGAGCCAATGGCAAACCATCTCTATGCTCATGGCATTGGCACGTTGAGCGAAATTTTTGATGGTGATGCTCCTATGACTCCACGCGGAGCCTTTGCTCAGGCATGGACGGTGGCAGAGGTCTTACAAACCTGGATGGCGATCGAACGGGATGTAGCTTAG
- a CDS encoding acyl-CoA dehydrogenase family protein, which yields MNSKDDTMLELQSPTAYSPNQPWLEQAKYLGSQFAERRTQTNESDRFVAENFADLRRYGFASAGVPTELGGGGASYIEMSGVLRELAHHCSSTALAFAMHTHQVMIPVWRWQRQNAPVEGLLRRIAMEQIILLSSGGSDWLDGSGTATRVEGGFRINGCKVFASGAPAGDLLMTSAVYNDPDAGATVLHFAIPVQAEGVRIDPIWHAMGMQGTGSHNIVLSDVFVPDAGIALRRPQGEWHPLFHIISMLAFPLIYSVYVGVAEAARDLTVQLIQKRQANGHIAYLMGGIENELMAARLALQHMLTVADSSQPGFETTNQIMMGRTLAARAVLNVVDLAMEATGGTAFYRSVGLEQLFRDAQAARYHPLREGDQRRLAGQLALNWTVETKH from the coding sequence ATGAACTCGAAGGACGACACCATGTTGGAATTACAATCCCCCACAGCCTATTCACCCAATCAACCCTGGTTAGAGCAGGCTAAATATTTAGGTTCTCAATTTGCAGAACGTCGCACTCAAACGAATGAGAGCGATCGCTTTGTAGCCGAAAACTTTGCAGATTTACGACGGTATGGCTTTGCTTCAGCAGGAGTGCCTACCGAGTTAGGGGGTGGTGGGGCAAGCTATATCGAGATGAGTGGAGTATTGCGTGAACTCGCTCATCATTGCAGTTCAACAGCACTTGCCTTTGCCATGCATACCCATCAGGTCATGATTCCCGTGTGGCGTTGGCAACGTCAAAATGCTCCTGTTGAGGGATTGTTGCGACGCATAGCCATGGAACAGATTATTCTGCTCAGTAGTGGTGGCTCTGATTGGTTAGATGGCTCTGGTACAGCAACCCGTGTTGAAGGTGGATTTCGGATCAATGGCTGTAAGGTGTTTGCCAGTGGTGCACCCGCAGGGGATCTGCTGATGACCAGTGCTGTGTATAACGATCCAGATGCAGGTGCGACTGTGCTACATTTTGCGATTCCAGTGCAGGCGGAGGGAGTCAGGATTGATCCCATCTGGCACGCAATGGGAATGCAGGGCACAGGTTCGCACAACATCGTGTTATCGGATGTATTTGTGCCTGATGCAGGCATTGCCCTAAGACGTCCCCAAGGAGAATGGCACCCTCTGTTTCACATCATCTCTATGCTGGCATTTCCGCTGATCTACTCGGTGTATGTCGGTGTAGCAGAAGCTGCACGAGACTTAACCGTGCAACTGATTCAAAAACGACAAGCCAACGGTCATATCGCCTATTTAATGGGTGGCATTGAAAATGAACTGATGGCTGCACGGTTGGCTCTGCAACACATGCTAACTGTGGCGGATAGCAGTCAACCGGGATTTGAGACGACCAACCAAATTATGATGGGGCGTACGTTAGCCGCACGTGCAGTGTTAAACGTGGTTGATCTGGCGATGGAGGCAACAGGTGGGACTGCCTTTTATCGTTCCGTAGGGTTAGAGCAATTGTTTCGCGATGCTCAAGCGGCTCGTTATCATCCTCTGCGGGAGGGTGACCAACGCCGACTGGCAGGGCAACTCGCTCTAAATTGGACCGTTGAAACTAAGCATTAA
- a CDS encoding aminoacyl--tRNA ligase-related protein: protein MSDHRELARDMDLFHFEEHSPGMVFWHPQGLRLFHNVETFMRQVYQAHGFEEVRSPVALSRSLWERSGHWAKFRKGMFVVSDGAVDAEAKSVRSSDPGYALKPMSCPAHIAIYQSHKRSYREHPIRFMEFGMCHRNELSGALSGCMRLRQFVQDDAHIFCREADVQQEISRFLKMVQRVYVAFGYEQFSLQISLRPEQRLGSDALWDRAEALLIGAVEALGHSYQLAPNEGAFYGPKLEISLQDQLGRSWQCGTFQIDFNLPHLFELAFVNERGELERPVMLHQAVLGSLERWIGILLEHHRGILPIWAAPTQVAIASISDKASD, encoded by the coding sequence ATGTCGGATCATCGTGAACTCGCCAGGGATATGGATTTGTTTCATTTTGAGGAGCACAGCCCAGGCATGGTGTTTTGGCACCCGCAGGGGTTACGGCTTTTTCACAACGTTGAAACTTTTATGCGACAGGTTTACCAAGCCCATGGATTTGAGGAAGTGCGATCGCCTGTTGCCCTGAGTCGATCGCTATGGGAGCGTTCTGGACACTGGGCAAAGTTTCGCAAAGGGATGTTTGTCGTCAGTGATGGAGCCGTTGATGCTGAGGCTAAATCAGTCCGGAGTAGTGATCCTGGCTATGCTTTGAAACCCATGTCGTGCCCTGCTCACATTGCGATTTATCAATCCCACAAGCGTAGTTATCGTGAGCATCCCATCCGGTTCATGGAGTTTGGTATGTGCCATCGCAATGAGTTGTCTGGTGCGTTGTCGGGCTGTATGCGACTGCGACAATTTGTCCAGGATGATGCTCATATTTTTTGTCGAGAAGCAGACGTGCAGCAGGAGATTAGCCGCTTTCTCAAGATGGTGCAGCGCGTGTATGTTGCCTTTGGTTATGAGCAGTTTTCGCTACAAATTTCTCTGCGACCGGAGCAACGGCTTGGCTCTGATGCCCTGTGGGATCGGGCTGAAGCTCTATTGATCGGGGCCGTTGAAGCGTTGGGACACAGCTATCAGTTAGCACCCAATGAAGGTGCATTTTATGGTCCAAAACTCGAAATTAGTTTGCAAGATCAATTAGGGCGATCGTGGCAGTGCGGCACATTTCAAATTGATTTCAATCTCCCTCACCTGTTTGAGTTGGCGTTTGTCAATGAACGGGGAGAGTTAGAACGCCCTGTGATGCTGCATCAGGCCGTGTTAGGGTCGTTAGAGCGTTGGATCGGCATTTTGTTAGAACACCATCGCGGAATTTTGCCCATTTGGGCTGCGCCAACACAGGTCGCGATCGCCTCAATTTCTGACAAAGCCTCTGATTAG
- a CDS encoding AraC family transcriptional regulator, giving the protein MDVLSDVLRVIRLSGGVRFRTQYAAPWSIETPPPAQLAVLLQAPAQRVVSFHIVAEGTCWVELDNCTKTRQLVKGDIIVFPYGSAHILADQPGKPPIPVTDLLPPQPWTDMPVLKYGGDGAATQLICGFLLCDDPLFNPFLQSLPLLIHIPVFLEPTSPLLAMGVRYIIEETLGDRPGSNCLLSRLTELMFVEILRNQMQQISEHQIGWLAALSDSTVSQVLELLHARPEHNWTVTELAGQVGVSRSTLATRFTQLLGQPPMQYLTQWRLQLAINLLRSTDAGMAKIATQVGYESEAAFNRAFKRHLGVPPATWRHRLH; this is encoded by the coding sequence ATGGATGTTCTCTCTGACGTACTGCGAGTGATTCGTTTGTCAGGTGGTGTTCGGTTTCGTACCCAGTATGCCGCCCCGTGGAGTATTGAAACGCCGCCTCCTGCTCAACTGGCGGTGTTGCTGCAAGCTCCTGCACAACGGGTTGTTTCATTTCACATTGTCGCTGAAGGAACCTGTTGGGTAGAACTGGATAACTGCACTAAAACGAGGCAACTGGTTAAGGGAGACATTATCGTTTTTCCCTATGGCAGTGCTCACATTTTGGCTGATCAGCCTGGTAAACCACCTATTCCCGTCACTGATCTCCTGCCTCCCCAACCGTGGACTGATATGCCCGTTTTGAAATATGGCGGAGATGGAGCCGCAACACAGCTTATCTGTGGTTTCTTGCTGTGTGACGATCCATTGTTCAATCCATTTCTGCAAAGCTTACCTCTGTTAATACACATCCCAGTTTTTTTAGAGCCAACCTCTCCACTGTTGGCAATGGGCGTTCGCTACATTATTGAAGAAACCTTAGGCGATCGCCCAGGCAGCAATTGCTTGTTGTCACGGTTAACCGAGTTAATGTTTGTAGAGATTTTGCGAAACCAGATGCAGCAAATCTCGGAACACCAGATTGGCTGGTTAGCAGCGTTGAGCGACTCAACCGTGAGCCAGGTTTTAGAATTACTACACGCTCGCCCTGAGCATAACTGGACTGTGACAGAACTGGCAGGACAGGTGGGAGTGTCGCGATCGACCCTGGCAACTCGCTTTACTCAACTGTTAGGACAGCCACCGATGCAATATCTAACGCAGTGGCGACTGCAACTGGCAATCAACTTACTCAGAAGCACCGATGCAGGCATGGCAAAGATTGCAACCCAAGTAGGGTATGAATCAGAAGCAGCGTTTAACCGAGCCTTTAAGCGTCATTTGGGAGTGCCTCCCGCAACCTGGCGACACCGTTTACATTGA
- a CDS encoding DUF561 domain-containing protein has protein sequence MTIHPSLQTAFQQGTALKVISGLTNFDIDRVAAVVKAADRGGATLVDIAADANLVRLAKQLTSLPVCVSAVEPEQFVAAIAAGADLIEIGNFDAFYAQGRRFEAAEVLELTHQTRALLPHVTLSVTVPHILELDQQVHLAEALVAAGADIIQTEGGTSSAPAHAGTLGLIEKAAPTLAAAYEISRAVTVPVLCASGLSSVTAPMAIAAGASGIGVGSAINKLDNEVAMIAVVRSLVDALATVKRNAAVVR, from the coding sequence ATGACGATTCATCCCTCACTTCAAACCGCTTTTCAGCAAGGCACTGCCCTCAAAGTCATCAGTGGCTTGACTAACTTTGATATCGATCGCGTTGCGGCTGTGGTGAAAGCTGCCGATCGCGGTGGTGCCACTCTGGTGGATATCGCCGCAGATGCTAATCTGGTGCGCCTTGCTAAGCAATTGACCTCGCTGCCCGTGTGTGTCTCAGCCGTTGAGCCAGAGCAGTTTGTAGCGGCGATCGCGGCAGGTGCTGATCTGATTGAGATCGGTAACTTTGATGCGTTCTACGCACAGGGTCGGCGGTTTGAAGCGGCAGAAGTGCTGGAGTTGACTCACCAAACTCGCGCACTGTTGCCCCATGTCACGCTGTCTGTGACCGTTCCCCACATTCTTGAACTCGACCAACAAGTACACCTGGCAGAAGCTCTCGTTGCGGCTGGAGCCGATATCATCCAAACCGAAGGTGGCACCAGTAGTGCGCCTGCTCATGCTGGCACGCTGGGCTTAATCGAAAAAGCGGCTCCTACCCTGGCAGCGGCTTACGAAATCTCTAGAGCGGTAACCGTTCCCGTGCTCTGTGCATCGGGTCTGTCGAGCGTCACGGCTCCGATGGCGATCGCGGCTGGTGCCTCTGGAATTGGGGTGGGTTCTGCGATCAACAAACTCGACAACGAAGTCGCCATGATCGCTGTTGTTCGTAGTCTGGTAGATGCGTTGGCAACGGTTAAGCGCAATGCTGCGGTAGTGCGTTAA